One Fibrobacter sp. UWH4 genomic region harbors:
- a CDS encoding acyl carrier protein, giving the protein MSSEEMKSKLKSFFMSDLGVDGDVLQFDTPLFGEEIGLDSVDSLEIISFVDSNFGVSMTGVAKENFQSIDTIAAYIEAHKA; this is encoded by the coding sequence ATGTCTTCTGAAGAAATGAAAAGCAAACTCAAGTCCTTCTTTATGTCCGATCTCGGTGTCGATGGTGACGTTCTCCAGTTCGATACTCCGCTTTTTGGTGAAGAAATCGGTCTTGATTCCGTGGATTCCCTTGAAATCATCTCTTTCGTGGATTCCAACTTCGGCGTGTCCATGACCGGTGTTGCCAAGGAAAACTTCCAGAGCATCGATACGATCGCCGCCTATATCGAAGCCCACAAGGCCTAA
- a CDS encoding SDR family NAD(P)-dependent oxidoreductase has product MKVALVTGASKGIGKACALRLARDGYTVVVNYSSSDEAANATLDQIKAEGGDGMIYKADVSKLDEVKVMVREVFKAYGRIDVLVNNAGIVRDEYLMMMNPATLDKCFDLNVKGYFYCAQQVAVKMYKQKSGVIINMSSVSSKFALAGQAVYSATKGAVNSLTQTLAKELGGFGIRVNAVAPGFIATEMIEAIPEETRKGYLEKIPLKRFGSADEVANIVSALASDQFAYVTGQVFVLDGGLSL; this is encoded by the coding sequence ATGAAAGTTGCTTTGGTGACAGGTGCGTCTAAGGGAATCGGCAAGGCTTGCGCCCTGCGACTCGCCCGTGACGGTTACACGGTCGTGGTGAATTATTCCAGTTCCGACGAGGCGGCGAACGCGACGCTCGACCAGATCAAGGCTGAAGGTGGCGACGGCATGATTTACAAGGCCGATGTTTCCAAGCTTGACGAAGTCAAGGTGATGGTGCGCGAAGTGTTCAAGGCTTACGGCCGCATTGACGTGCTCGTGAACAACGCGGGCATTGTCCGCGATGAATACCTGATGATGATGAATCCGGCAACTCTCGACAAGTGCTTCGATCTGAACGTGAAGGGCTACTTCTACTGTGCCCAGCAGGTGGCCGTGAAGATGTACAAGCAGAAATCCGGCGTGATTATCAACATGAGTTCCGTGTCCTCGAAGTTCGCTCTCGCGGGCCAAGCCGTCTACAGCGCCACGAAGGGTGCGGTGAACTCGCTGACCCAGACCCTCGCGAAGGAGCTGGGCGGTTTCGGCATCCGCGTGAATGCCGTGGCTCCGGGCTTTATCGCGACCGAGATGATCGAGGCTATTCCCGAAGAGACCCGCAAGGGCTATCTCGAAAAGATTCCTCTCAAGCGTTTCGGCTCTGCCGACGAAGTCGCAAACATTGTGTCTGCACTAGCCTCTGACCAGTTCGCCTACGTGACCGGCCAGGTGTTCGTACTCGACGGAGGGCTTTCTCTATGA
- a CDS encoding beta-ketoacyl-[acyl-carrier-protein] synthase family protein — MTPDERRCVVTGLGVICAVGNNVEETWKSALESVSGIHKTTSVDTVNCYADLAAEVKCDTLDNLDAPEEKDRVSKLCIKAANEALADAGLSNFGDDQRVSVVIGSCVGGVLSIEQYHQHGRDASEIAKMPIAAIASQVAESCGAGGIVTNVANACAAGTISIAVACDLIRAGKADVVIAGGADSFAAVPYSGFLSLHALDENGCSPFNRCNGITLGEGAGIVIVESYEHAQKRSAKQYCEVLGSGVTSDANHITAPREDGVCLMEAINRAVKNSGIDKSDIGYVNAHGTGTGKNDNAEITAFKNFFGEDNASVSVSSTKVMTGHCLGAAGAIEAVFSIKALTTDTVLPTFPYSEEQSAALKEKVGSLDFVQNKARHKELKCVLSNNVAFGGTNAAIVFSKVPGEVSAQSAKAKKIAVTGLGIVSPLGNSKAAYLAAVAEDKKPESASVHSTIALDDYKELGIKMAFYRKLDNLGQLQTVSGMRALQDANFQVTDDNAKDIGIIVGTSEGGLGATYDFEELIAREGNSQGSAFKFPHTVYNAAGGYLSICSGIKGYGVTITTGPLSGLDSIGYSMNVIHDGQEQAMMATGTDENLPIITEFAQKLGVAAADVVVPFADNEGCVVGDGSVSIMLEEEGYAKARGAKVYCYALGFGHGRKNVKFGKLVGSDEALDKAIADALADAGISAGEIDAVCGFANGCKRIDDIEKGALKRVFGEKLASMPLFEVKERTGEGRAGSAALAAAEAALLLSGELAGDNAYFVAADGSVASKKVDAAGLKKILVISFAAGGSYSAVVFGK, encoded by the coding sequence ATGACCCCTGACGAACGCCGCTGTGTAGTTACTGGCTTGGGTGTTATTTGCGCCGTCGGTAACAATGTCGAAGAGACTTGGAAAAGTGCCCTTGAATCAGTTTCGGGTATCCATAAAACGACTTCGGTCGATACTGTAAATTGCTATGCGGACTTGGCTGCCGAAGTCAAGTGCGACACCCTCGATAACCTGGACGCTCCCGAAGAAAAGGACCGCGTCTCTAAGCTCTGCATCAAGGCTGCGAACGAGGCCTTGGCCGATGCGGGGCTTTCTAATTTCGGTGACGATCAGCGCGTGAGCGTGGTGATCGGCAGCTGCGTGGGCGGCGTGCTTTCCATTGAACAGTATCACCAGCATGGTCGCGACGCTTCTGAAATTGCAAAGATGCCTATTGCCGCCATTGCTTCGCAGGTTGCTGAATCTTGCGGCGCTGGCGGTATCGTGACGAACGTGGCGAACGCCTGTGCGGCGGGCACGATTTCGATTGCGGTCGCCTGCGACCTGATTCGTGCCGGCAAGGCCGACGTGGTGATTGCGGGCGGTGCCGACTCCTTTGCTGCGGTTCCGTATTCCGGTTTCCTTTCTCTCCATGCCCTCGACGAAAACGGCTGCTCTCCGTTCAACCGTTGCAACGGCATCACGCTTGGCGAAGGTGCGGGCATCGTTATCGTAGAATCTTACGAACATGCCCAGAAGCGCTCCGCAAAACAGTACTGCGAAGTGCTCGGTTCCGGTGTCACCAGCGACGCGAACCACATTACCGCTCCGCGTGAAGATGGCGTTTGCCTGATGGAAGCGATTAATCGCGCCGTCAAGAATTCCGGCATCGACAAGTCCGATATCGGCTACGTGAACGCTCACGGTACGGGTACGGGCAAGAATGACAATGCCGAGATTACGGCGTTCAAGAATTTCTTTGGCGAAGACAACGCAAGTGTCAGCGTGAGCTCCACCAAGGTGATGACCGGTCACTGCCTCGGTGCCGCCGGTGCTATCGAGGCCGTGTTCAGCATCAAGGCGCTTACGACCGATACGGTGCTCCCGACATTCCCCTACAGCGAAGAACAGTCTGCCGCCCTCAAGGAAAAGGTGGGTAGTCTCGACTTCGTTCAGAACAAGGCGCGCCACAAGGAACTCAAGTGCGTGCTGAGCAACAACGTGGCGTTCGGCGGCACGAACGCGGCGATTGTTTTCTCGAAGGTCCCTGGCGAAGTTTCTGCCCAGTCCGCGAAGGCAAAGAAGATTGCCGTGACGGGGCTTGGAATCGTCTCTCCGCTTGGTAACAGCAAGGCCGCTTACCTCGCGGCCGTCGCAGAAGACAAGAAACCCGAATCCGCCTCGGTGCATTCGACGATTGCACTCGACGACTACAAGGAACTCGGCATCAAGATGGCTTTCTACCGTAAGCTCGACAACCTGGGACAGCTCCAGACGGTGTCGGGTATGCGCGCCTTGCAGGATGCGAATTTCCAGGTGACTGACGATAACGCCAAGGATATCGGCATTATCGTGGGTACCAGCGAAGGTGGCCTCGGTGCCACTTATGATTTTGAAGAACTCATTGCACGTGAAGGCAATTCCCAGGGTTCCGCGTTCAAGTTCCCGCATACGGTTTACAATGCGGCGGGCGGTTATCTTTCCATCTGCTCCGGCATCAAGGGTTACGGAGTCACGATTACGACGGGTCCGCTTTCCGGCCTCGACAGCATCGGGTACTCGATGAACGTGATTCACGACGGTCAGGAACAGGCTATGATGGCGACCGGTACCGACGAGAACCTGCCGATTATTACCGAATTTGCCCAGAAGCTGGGCGTGGCCGCCGCTGATGTGGTGGTGCCTTTCGCAGACAACGAAGGCTGTGTGGTGGGTGACGGCTCCGTGTCGATTATGCTCGAAGAAGAAGGTTACGCCAAGGCCCGCGGCGCGAAGGTCTACTGCTACGCGCTTGGTTTCGGCCACGGCCGCAAGAACGTGAAGTTCGGCAAGCTGGTCGGCTCTGACGAGGCATTGGACAAGGCTATAGCCGACGCTCTCGCCGATGCCGGGATTTCCGCTGGCGAAATTGATGCGGTTTGCGGTTTCGCCAACGGCTGCAAGCGAATCGACGATATCGAGAAGGGCGCACTCAAGCGCGTGTTCGGTGAAAAGCTTGCCTCGATGCCGCTCTTTGAAGTCAAGGAACGCACCGGTGAAGGTCGTGCGGGGTCTGCTGCTTTGGCGGCAGCCGAAGCGGCCCTCCTGTTGAGCGGTGAACTTGCTGGCGACAATGCCTACTTTGTCGCGGCCGACGGTTCCGTGGCATCCAAGAAGGTCGATGCGGCTGGCCTCAAGAAAATTTTGGTGATTTCGTTTGCGGCGGGCGGCTCCTACAGCGCCGTCGTTTTCGGCAAATAG
- the fabZ gene encoding 3-hydroxyacyl-ACP dehydratase FabZ, with protein sequence MMNIYEISEKIAQRPPFQMIEKVTELVPNESAVGIKNVSVNEPYFTGHFPGTPIMPGVLIVESCAQLCSLVIEKPAEDLKKNLYVLLKIDGFKFVKPVIPGDQLEISVKKTKEGGVLVGFDCIVKVNGNVHAKGALTFTSIPKESLGK encoded by the coding sequence ATGATGAACATTTACGAAATCAGCGAAAAGATTGCGCAGCGTCCGCCGTTCCAGATGATCGAGAAAGTGACGGAACTGGTGCCGAACGAATCTGCCGTGGGCATCAAGAACGTGAGCGTGAACGAACCGTACTTTACCGGTCACTTCCCGGGCACGCCGATTATGCCTGGCGTGCTCATTGTGGAAAGCTGCGCTCAGCTTTGCTCGCTTGTGATTGAAAAGCCCGCCGAAGATTTGAAAAAAAATCTCTACGTGCTTTTGAAAATTGACGGATTCAAGTTCGTGAAGCCGGTGATTCCGGGTGACCAGCTTGAAATCTCGGTCAAGAAGACGAAGGAAGGTGGCGTGCTGGTCGGCTTTGACTGCATCGTGAAAGTGAACGGCAACGTTCACGCGAAGGGTGCGCTCACCTTTACCAGCATCCCGAAAGAAAGCCTCGGAAAGTAA